The Phycisphaeraceae bacterium genome has a window encoding:
- a CDS encoding type II toxin-antitoxin system RelE/ParE family toxin, with product MKAVSVSRAAAAEVDSILDWYLSQGEFDRAVKVQTSFAAAFRRIGANPGVGHFRDDLTTQPVRFLNVHGYLVVYEETDCEVLVHHVLHGARDVERILHPDRPPRDDED from the coding sequence GTGAAAGCAGTCTCCGTAAGCCGCGCCGCCGCTGCTGAAGTGGACAGCATCCTCGATTGGTACCTGTCCCAGGGCGAGTTTGATCGAGCGGTGAAGGTGCAGACCAGTTTCGCCGCGGCCTTTCGGCGCATCGGAGCCAATCCGGGAGTTGGTCACTTCCGAGATGACCTGACGACTCAGCCGGTGCGGTTCCTCAACGTGCATGGGTATCTCGTCGTCTACGAAGAGACGGACTGCGAGGTGCTGGTGCATCATGTCCTTCATGGCGCGCGCGACGTGGAGCGGATTCTTCACCCCGATCGCCCGCCGCGTGACGATGAGGATTGA
- a CDS encoding tyrosine-type recombinase/integrase: MQASRGIILIFMRVPRMADTQLLITDPLHRQMMRATRPEAARVIFEWLTAEIRNPNTRAAYYRALQQWSEWLEDQGGTFEAATTLQVASFIETHRGSLATIKQRLAAIRGAYGRLTERGVIDENPALRVRGPRFKRLIGATTCLTRDEATRLLSCIDGDTDRDLRDRAVIATMLYTWQRVSSVCALDLADLVSDQGVKFLRFQVKGGHAHAVPVHSKLRVVLDRWIERRGEWAGPLFVATDPTNLRKRTLTRARMNRAMVANIIRTRSRQAGIETIATPHTMRATAITNYLENGGNLEVARRIARHKSINTTRLYDRTGDELKLTEVERVNI; this comes from the coding sequence ATGCAGGCGAGTCGCGGCATAATCCTCATCTTTATGCGAGTGCCACGGATGGCCGACACGCAGCTCCTCATCACCGACCCCCTGCATCGGCAGATGATGCGCGCCACGCGGCCCGAGGCCGCGCGGGTCATCTTCGAATGGCTGACGGCGGAAATCCGCAACCCCAACACCCGCGCCGCCTACTACCGGGCGCTCCAGCAGTGGTCCGAATGGCTGGAGGACCAGGGCGGCACGTTTGAGGCCGCGACGACGCTCCAGGTTGCGTCGTTCATCGAGACGCACCGCGGCAGCCTCGCGACGATCAAGCAGCGTCTGGCGGCCATCCGCGGGGCCTACGGGCGACTGACGGAGCGCGGGGTGATCGACGAGAATCCCGCGCTTCGCGTGCGCGGCCCGCGCTTCAAACGGCTGATCGGTGCGACGACGTGCCTCACGCGCGACGAGGCGACGCGACTGCTCAGCTGCATCGACGGCGACACCGACCGCGACTTGAGGGACCGCGCCGTCATCGCCACCATGCTCTACACGTGGCAGCGCGTGAGCAGCGTCTGCGCGCTCGACCTGGCCGACCTGGTGAGCGACCAGGGCGTGAAGTTCCTTCGCTTCCAGGTGAAGGGGGGACACGCGCACGCCGTGCCCGTTCACTCGAAATTGCGCGTGGTCCTCGACCGCTGGATTGAGCGCCGCGGCGAGTGGGCGGGGCCGCTGTTCGTCGCCACCGACCCGACCAACCTCCGAAAACGCACGTTGACCAGGGCGCGAATGAACCGCGCGATGGTGGCGAACATCATCCGAACACGTTCCAGGCAGGCGGGCATCGAGACGATCGCCACGCCGCACACGATGCGCGCGACCGCCATCACGAATTACCTTGAAAACGGCGGCAATCTGGAGGTTGCCCGCCGCATCGCGCGGCACAAGTCGATCAACACGACCCGGCTCTACGACCGCACCGGGGACGAACTGAAACTGACCGAGGTCGAGCGGGTCAACATCTAG